In one Andrena cerasifolii isolate SP2316 chromosome 2, iyAndCera1_principal, whole genome shotgun sequence genomic region, the following are encoded:
- the Fancl gene encoding E3 ubiquitin-protein ligase Fancl isoform X2 → MVDNDYEAIVQGHPEMILVTETPVRTWQGFLTVSCQSNAGQNIRVKLKLAVPNYPSLYEAQIRFGKEIALIRNGSGFSQKVKDLMRTTTKVSLFFRQLQLLMSSFIDNACIEDHTYEAMDNSAMEILQELKDVLEIPSPVQLLSDSSLSTIKLSVRNVSLKLQRTNHRGYPWTVVYSDLPVMPAIGSFEKNVSTLTTARNKFNSQVMMLEKAWSNLEQIDEQCWVLDPPKPKPYHLYRRFYLTPSLSMFVKIDPLNPMDLPEIKFMGSEIEAELKRDLVSKNLHNWNPKCDFVDNLMMLLDMHRFPMKEEKICVDDKSAVVGDEECCICFSMESDTLAFPDKICSNEKCRRHFHTPCLLQKSVQNV, encoded by the exons ATGGTTGATAACGATTACGAAGCTATCGTTCAGGGGCACCCAGAAATGATATTAGTTACTGAAACACCAGTAAGGACATGGCAAggatttttaacagtttcctgTCAGTCCAATGCAGGGCAAAATATCAGAGTCAAACTAAAATTGGCCGTACCGAATTACCCATCGTTATACGAAGCACAGATTAGATTTGGTAAAGAAATCGCGCTTATTCGTAATGGGTCAGGCTTCAGTCAAAAGGTGAAGGACTTGATGCGAACCACAACAAAAGTATCATTATTTTTCAGACAGTTGCAGCTGCTTATG AGTAGTTTCATTGATAATGCTTGTATCGAAGATCATACATACGAAGCAATGGACAACAGTGCAATGGAAATATTGCAAGAATTGAAAGATGTGCTTGAAATACCATCT CCGGTTCAGCTGTTATCCGATAGCAGTTTAAGTACGATCAAGCTATCCGTGAGAAATGTATCGTTGAAACTGCAAAGAACAAATCACAGAGGATATCCGTGGACAGTGGTCTATTCAGATTTGCCTGTAATGCCTGCCATTGGATCCTTTGAAAAGAATGTGTCAACGTTGACCACAGCGAGAAATAAGTTCAACTCACAAGTAATGATGCTTGAGAAAGCTTGGTCGAATCTGGAACAAATTGACGA GCAATGCTGGGTGTTAGATCCACCAAAACCAAAACCCTACCATCTTTATCGACGATTTTACTTAACGCCATCTTTATCAATGTTCGTTAAAATCGATCCTTTGAATCCTATGGATTTACCGGAAATAAAATTTATGGGTAGCGAGATAGAAGCCGAACTGAAAAGGGATCTCGTTTCTAAGAACTTACAT AATTGGAATCCAAAGTGCGATTTTGTAGATAATTTGATGATGCTGTTAGATATGCATAGATTCCCTAtgaaagaggaaaaaatatgcgTAGACGATAAAAGTGCTGTCGTCGGCGATGAAGAATGTTGTATTTGCTTCTCCATGGAATCAGACACTCTAGCTTTCCCTGATAAAATATGCAGTAATGAAAAATGTAGAAGACATTTTCATACACCCTGCCTATTACAG AAATCAGTACAAAATGTTTAG
- the LOC143378678 gene encoding NADH-cytochrome b5 reductase-like isoform X2 yields the protein MHSDSDSCSESSRPVTPSEDDCCHNACDPCIFDVHRKLLEEYERRKKGDVKIQNRKNVLCTFLYKNFVVVDVKEACECYILLSLRYQGNESKNDTSVSINPGQHVMLHLQDTTKPFTPIAWSDNSIEFLIRLYPNGKFSMHMRNVKIGDIIRIRGPYGNFEYKSNCFQKIIMFSMGSGITAVYPIAKAVIDNELEETKIDLVGGFRNILQIPIKKQLQSLSDYWNFKCTLYISQLHNDVRDLHGINVKPGRLNKDSVSDILEGNAIDTTLILICGTHEFNRSVEQWTRCLNYTHMHVFE from the exons aTGCATTCTGATAGCGATAGCTGTAGCGAAAGTAGTAGGCCGGTAACACCATCGGAAGACGATTGCTGCCACAATGCGTGCGATCCTTGTATTTTTGATGTACATAGAAAGTTGCTCGAAGAGTACGAAAGGCGAAAAAAAGGGGATGTAAAAATACAGAATAGAAAGAATGTACTGTGTACATTTTTGTATAAGAACTTTGTAGTCGTCGATGTGAAGGAAGCTTGTGAATGTTACATTCTACTTTCACTGAGATACCAAG GAAATGAGTCGAAGAATGATACAAGCGTATCAATCAACCCAGGGCAGCATGTTATGTTACATTTACAGGATACAACGAAACCATTCACACCAATTGCATGGTCGGATAATagtattgaatttttaattagacTCTACCCCAATGGGAAGTTTAGCATGCATATGAGGAACGTAAAGATAGGTGATATAATTCGTATCAGAGGGCCGTatggaaattttgaatataagaGTAATTG CTTtcagaaaataattatgttCAGTATGGGATCAGGAATAACTGCAGTTTATCCTATCGCGAAAGCAGTTATAGATAACGAACTGGAAGAGACAAAAATTGACCTTGTCGGGGGATTCCGAAATATATTACAAATTCCTATAAAGAAACAACTGCAATCATTATCAGATTATTGGAATTTCAAATGTACATTATACATATCACAATTGCATA ACGATGTTCGCGATCTCCACGGCATAAATGTAAAACCTGGTCGATTAAATAAAGACTCTGTGTCCGACATACTTGAAGGTAATGCGATAGATACAACATTAATTCTAATTTGTGGTACCCATGAATTCAATAGGTCTGTCGAGCAGTGGACAAGATGCTTGAATTATACACATATGCATGTGTTCGAATGA
- the LOC143379002 gene encoding HEAT repeat-containing protein 5B, with the protein MMMELSHSLTLNEDALNQISEAKRPVFIFEWLRFLDKVLIAAQKSDIKGCQQKLVEQLTKHMQGAPGPPTRRLIARCLATLFSVGDTFLLFDTVNKCNDILRNKDDSPSFLPTKLAAICCVGCMYEKLGRMMGRSYEETVQILIKSLRSAESQTRIEIMHTLEKVCAGMGSAITNVHKEIYKVSRHYLTDRVMAVRCAAAKCLLEMLNHAPFLYTTEIESVATLCFRAFEGSNYEVRCAVAKLLGTLVAMTQLPAPKGKSPSVTQNKNYKQISLDEVLNILMSGFLRGGVGFLKGTGEIIKGSSSVNREVRVGVTHAYVVFVQMLGGSWLERNVGALVAHVLDLVTNPKAASSHVDAVYSRKCVNFILHGTIGKLLGEGAQAAACKEIAHIILKQMNSIDFSPENAKDCNQETLFSQHLLVCALQEMGNLILGLGTTACNLLSDQSLSLIDTIMTVLVHPCQAARLAASWCLRCICVAVPSQITPLIDRCVDGIENMRSSPEAIAGYSSALVAVLGSVRLSPLGVPHTKGKIIFNTAEELLRSASQNSRLSLNRTHAGWLLIGAIMTLGTAVVKGLLPRMLLLWRNSFPRSNKELESEKARGDAFTWQVTLEGRAGALSAMHSFLLHCPELLNDDITRRLLTPIESALAMLTNLSPVLKNYGQQLKAPAAMVRLRLYETLLLLPPQTFEGSYTHLLRMLVSEFTLTENPGNTTTSLLRAVCHANDSVILGTWLQETDHRTIEDQMEPNRRADLEHLQPNSAAGSGALEHNPCCLYRPVPQDEIIPGPLPLGVAVIDLSVSLFGQIFPRVANKHRLQMLDHFSECIKHTKSGRQEAIQMNVFTAVLSGLKGLNEAKTGFGQEDVKKSATNLIISALVSSNSILRWAAGEAVGRMAQVISDPKFTAELAQTSFDRLKSARDVASRTGHSLALGCLHKYVGGMGSSQHLNTSVSILLALAQDNSSPVVQVWALHALALIADSGGPMFRGYVEPTLSLALTLLLNVPHSYIDVHQCIGKVLSALITTIGPELQGNTSTICMARSSFLCACAIMQDHQDPLVQAEATGCLQQLHLFAPRHVNLSSLVPTLCRTLSSNHLLLRKAAISCLRQLAQREAKEVCEHAMTLANESRDTNIVEGLVITETGLPGVLFSMLDTETDSELIKDIHDTLTSMLQILAADNLSQWLSLCKDVLTIASETCTNEEVNTINVEDSATDNDNADTEGDDDQAEFHADESTKQRPTITPRWPTRVFAAQCVRRIVAACVYNKAHFDLALAKEMQTSKGKSDFLVLHLSDLVRMAFMAATSDCDPLRLEGLKTLQEIIDKFANVPEPEFPGHLLLEQFQAQVGAALRPAFSAETASHVTAAACQACSAWIGSGVARDLNDLRRVHQLLVSSLEKLTEGHTRPQLYNESLLTLERLAILKAWAEVYVVAMIRDGAALNSKDSFNQNSNQVDDGYDEDFGKFEFQTESLLSLVQPELLSLSQYWLAALRDHALLSLPPEFSSQLPHDGGAFYTTDTMESARPHYAESWAPILHAATLWLNARGFGLEETKDDVKTSNTTNNNNNDTSAKTNTNVDRFHLLFGICMEALCSPRSSESTQNIETCLNALYTLLDSTWAREVLIADRSLPIELCNVLHRMLLTRESYVIQMIVMEVLKQVMKAAQEDLAERKRCKLKAPAHEESNETQEVDLLGEGEEMGELVPGKSLVFAILEVCLCLLVRQIPALNPNPGGTTAILSQRGYVPTEESGKLIAAALNIMESLPTLCSPQGGVAILPTLLYLATGVIRETAVRNDNECNRTGADIPVHAALHCMKNLTTNKYAKDYRSQEQWTGLLQSALAKIIDLAKTGNDETKMDEVAMILGIAVFVLHASPDVVSAPNLQFPCINHFRHAFQSENTMVRFKCVQTMRTIFLHPERTISTPYIHALAPRLVEYLYSDKSKQVTHDLELSFTLECVSTVEALIGLADLSNRDLLQGIQMLTLLVPILINYLLEGEQLQHASKHQLSLHQQSFQWLNKIGPKYPQEFKTLMSQSTELKTKLENAVRSTHQQAQRHTRPVDLVKPQIKISTPSIKLKTDFSNFN; encoded by the exons ATGATGATGGAGTTGAGCCATAGTTTGACCCTCAACGAGGATGCCCTTAATCAAATCTCGGAGGCTAAGCGGCCAGTTTTTATATTCGAGTGGTTACGCTTTTTGGACAAGGTTTTAATAGCTGCACAAAAG AGTGATATCAAAGGATGTCAACAAAAACTGGTAGAACAATTAACAAAACACATGCAAGGGGCTCCTGGGCCTCCCACGCGGCGACTTATCGCGAGATGCCTCGCCACTTTATTCAGCGTTGGCGACACATTCTTGCTTTTTGATACCGTTAACAAATGCAATGATATTCTCAGAAATAAGGATGACTCTCCAAGCTTCCTCCCGACAAAGCT AGCTGCTATATGTTGCGTCGGATGTATGTACGAGAAATTAGGCAGGATGATGGGTAGGTCGTACGAAGAGACTGTACAGATTCTGATAAAGTCTTTGCGCTCTGCGGAATCGCAAACTCGAATTGAAATTATGCATACTCTCGAGAAG GTATGTGCTGGAATGGGATCTGCAATCACAAATGTCCAtaaagaaatatacaaagtttctAGACACTATCTCACTGACAGAGTGATGGCTGTAAGGTGTGCTGCTGCAAAG TGTCTACTAGAGATGTTAAATCACGCTCCATTTTTATATACAACTGAGATAGAGAGCGTCGCTACACTTTGCTTCCGGGCATTTGAAGGCTCGAACTATGAAGTGAGATGTGCTGTTGCAAAACTGTTAGGTACACTAGTAGCAATGACCCAACTTCCAGCTCCAAAAGGAAAAAGCCCTTCAG TGACGCAGAACAAAAACTATAAACAGATTTCGTTAGACGAAGTACTGAATATTTTAATGTCTGGATTTTTAAGAGGCGGAGTAGGTTTTTTAAAAGGCACCGgagaaataataaaaggaaGCTCTAGCGTAAATAGAGAGGTCCGAGTTGGAGTCACACAT GCATACGTAGTATTCGTCCAAATGTTAGGAGGTTCGTGGCTGGAACGTAATGTTGGTGCATTAGTTGCACACGTACTCGATCTTGTAACTAATCCAAAGGCTGCTAGCTCACACGTTGACGCTGTCTATTCTAGAAAGTGTGTTAATTTCATTCTACACGGTACTATTGGAAAACTATTGGGTGAAGGAGCACAGGCTGCTGCATGCAAAGAAATAGCGCACATTATTCTGAAGCAAATGAATTCTATTG ATTTCAGTCCAGAGAATGCTAAAGACTGTAATCAAGAAACATTATTTAGTCAACACCTATTGGTTTGTGCGTTGCAAGAAATGGGGAACCTAATCTTAGGACTGGGTACAACAGCTTGTAATTTGTTGTCTGATCAGTCTCTGA GTTTAATCGACACAATCATGACTGTTCTGGTCCATCCGTGCCAAGCTGCTAGACTTGCAGCCTCTTGGTGTTTGCGTTGCATTTGTGTAGCAGTACCCAGCCAGATAACACCTCTCATCGATCGTTGCGTGGATGGTATTGAAAATATGCGTAGCTCGCCGGAAGCAATAGCTGGATACAGCAGCGCTTTAGTTGCGGTTCTTGGTAGTGTCCGATTATCACCGCTCGGAGTCCCTCACACGAAAGGAAAA ataattttcaataccgCAGAAGAGCTTCTAAGAAGCGCAAGTCAGAACAGTCGTTTATCATTGAACAGAACACATGCTGGATGGCTTTTAATCGGGGCTATTATGACTCTCG GTACGGCAGTGGTGAAAGGATTACTACCTAGAATGTTACTGCTGTGGAGAAACTCCTTCCCCCGTTCGAACAAAGAGCTCGAAAGTGAGAAAGCTAGAGGTGATGCTTTTACTTGGCAAGTAACTTTGGAAGGTAGAGCCGGTGCATTGTCCGCGATGCACAGTTTTCTGTTGCATTGTCCAGAACTTTTGAACGATGACATTACGCGACGGCTTCTAACGCCAATTGAGTCTGCGTTGGCGATGTTAACAAA TTTATCACCTGTATTGAAAAATTATGGACAACAACTGAAGGCTCCAGCTGCCATGGTTCGTTTACGTCTATACGAAACATTGTTGTTATTACCGCCTCAGACTTTTGAAG GTTCTTACACCCATCTCTTGAGAATGCTGGTGTCAGAATTCACGTTAACCGAAAATCCTGGGAACACTACAACTTCATTGTTACGCGCAGTTTGCCATGCCAATGATTCTGTAATTCTCGGCACATGGCTGCAAGAAACCGATCACCGCACGATAGAAGACCAG ATGGAACCAAACAGAAGGGCAGATTTGGAACAT TTGCAGCCAAACAGTGCCGCAGGATCTGGAGCTTTGGAGCACAATCCGTGTTGTCTTTACAGACCAGTGCCACAA GATGAAATAATTCCCGGCCCTCTACCTTTGGGAGTTGCTGTTATCGATTTATCAGTGTCATTGTTTGGCCAAATCTTTCCACGTGTGGCAAACAAGCATAGACTGCAGATGTTAGATCATTTCAGTGAATGTATAAAGCATACGAAGTCTGGTAGGCAGGAGGCAATACAGATGAATGTTTTCACCGCTGTGCTGAGCGGATTGAAGGGTCTCAACGAAGCAAAAACAGGATTTGGCCAGGAGGATGTAAAGAAGTCTGCTACTAATCTCATTATT AGTGCTCTAGTAAGCAGCAATTCAATACTAAGATGGGCAGCAGGAGAAGCTGTCGGAAGAATGGCCCAAGTTATCTCTGATCCTAAATTTACAGCAGAATTGGCGCAAACGAGCTTCGATCGTTTAAAGTCTGCCCGCGACGTAGCGAGCAGAACTGGCCATTCTTTAGCATTGGGGTGCCTTCATAAGTATGTAGGTGGGATGGGATCTAGTCAGCATCTCAATACAAGTGTCAGTATTCTACTTGCACTTGCCCAGGACAATTCGTCTCCAGTAGTACAA GTGTGGGCATTGCACGCTCTTGCACTTATAGCTGACTCTGGTGGACCAATGTTCCGAGGCTACGTTGAGCCTACATTGTCTTTAGCGTTAACTCTTCTTCTCAATGTTCCTCACTCCTATATTGATGTACATCAATGCATAGGAAAAGTACTGTCAGCACTTATCACAACGATAGGACCAGAACTACAAG GTAATACGTCGACAATTTGTATGGCACGTTCGTCGTTTTTGTGTGCTTGTGCTATTATGCAAGATCACCAAGATCCCCTTGTGCAAGCGGAAGCTACTGGCTGTCTCCAGCAATTACATTTGTTCGCACCCAGACACGTCAATTTGTCTTCTCTCGTTCCTACATTATGC CGAACATTATCGAGCAACCACTTGCTCCTACGCAAAGCCGCGATATCCTGCCTTCGCCAACTTGCTCAACGAGAAGCGAAAGAAGTGTGCGAGCATGCGATGACGTTGGCTAACGAAAGTCGAGACACTAACATAGTAGAAGGTCTGGTCATAACAGAGACCGGTCTTCCCGGTGTTCTGTTCAGCATGTTGGACACAGAAACTGATAGCGAGTTAATCAAAGATATCCACGACACACTAACCAGTATGCTGCAAATCTTAGCCGCGGATAATTTGTCTCAGTGGCTATCATTGTGCAAAGATGTCCTTACGATAGCTTCAG AGACGTGCACCAATGAAGAAGTAAATACTATCAATGTCGAAGACAGTGCTACTGATAACGATAATGCGGACACAGAAGGAGACGACGATCAAGCAGAATTTCATGCTGATGAATCTACGAAGCAAAGGCCGACTATCACTCCGCGCTGGCCAACCAGAGTGTTCGCAGCACAGTGTGTTAGAAGAATAGTAGCTGCCTGTGTATATAATAAAGCACACTTTGATCTTGCCTTAGCCAAGGAGATGCAGACGAGTAAAGGGAAAA GCGACTTTCTGGTACTGCACCTTTCTGATCTGGTGCGAATGGCATTTATGGCTGCAACCAGCGACTGTGATCCTTTGCGACTGGAAGGTTTGAAAACGTTACAAGAGATTATAGATAAGTTTGCCAATGTTCCTGAGCCAGAATTTCCTGGACACCTGTTACTTGAACAGTTCCAAGCACAA GTTGGAGCTGCGTTGAGACCAGCATTTTCAGCAGAAACGGCATCGCACGTCACGGCAGCAGCTTGCCAGGCGTGTAGTGCTTGGATCGGAAGCGGAGTTGCCAGAGATCTCAATGATCTTCGTAGAGTGCATCAGCTACTGGTCTCTTCTCTGGAGAAATTAACGGAGGGGCATACGCGACCGCAACTTTACAATGAAAGTCTGTTAACGCTCGAAAGGCTAGCAATCTTGAAAGCTTGGGCAGAG GTATATGTAGTCGCTATGATAAGAGATGGTGCTGCGTTAAACAGCAAAGACTCGTTCAATCAGAATTCAAATCAAGTCGATGACGGGTACGACGAAGACTTCGGAAAATTTGAATTCCAGACAGAAAGTTTATTGAGTTTAGTGCAACCAGAGCTGCTAAGCTTGAGTCAATATTGGTTGGCTGCCCTGAGAGATCATGCTCTACTCTCGTTACCACCAG AATTCTCCAGTCAGTTGCCACACGATGGAGGAGCTTTCTACACGACAGACACAATGGAATCTGCTCGACCTCATTACGCAGAATCTTGGGCACCAATTCTTCATGCTGCAACGCTCTGGCTTAACGCGAGAGGCTTTGGACTGGAAGAAACTAAGGATGACGTGAAAACATCAAACACCACCAATAACAACAACAATGATACCTCTGCTAAAACTAATACTAACGTCGATCGTTTTCATTTATTGTTTG GTATATGCATGGAAGCTCTGTGCAGCCCTCGATCTTCAGAGTCTACTCAAAACATAGAGACATGTTTGAATGCGTTGTACACATTATTAGACTCTACGTGGGCTCGTGAAGTGCTGATTGCGGATCGTTCATTACCAATTGAATTGTGCAATGTTCTTCACAG GATGCTATTAACCAGAGAAAGTTACGTCATTCAGATGATAGTAATGGAAGTTTTGAAACAAGTCATGAAAGCAGCGCAGGAGGATCTGGCAGAAAGAAAGAGATGCAAATTGAAAG CACCAGCACACGAAGAGAGCAACGAAACTCAAGAAGTAGACTTGTTAGGAGAAGGCGAAGAGATGGGGGAGCTTGTTCCAGGGAAATCATTGGTTTTCGCTATTCTAGAAGTGTGTTTGTGCCTTTTGGTTCGTCAAATACCAGCGTTGAATCCTAATCCCGGTGGGACAACAGCGATCTTATCCCAAAGAGGATACGTACCAACCGAAGAAAGTGGGAAACTGATAGCAGCTGCGCTCAATATAATGGAATCTCTTCCCACTCTTTGTTCCCCTCAAG GGGGCGTGGCAATTTTGCCAACATTACTGTACCTAGCGACTGGAGTGATAAGAGAGACTGCTGTACGTAACGATAACGAATGCAATAGAACAGGGGCAGACATACCTGTTCATGCAGCTTTGCACTGCATGAAGAATCTTACTACGAACAAATATGCGAAGGATTATAGAAGCCAAGAACAGTGGACAGGTCTTTTGCAAAGTGCCCTTGCTAAGATCATTGATCTTGCTAAAACAG GCAATGATGAGACCAAAATGGACGAAGTGGCTATGATATTAGGCATCGCGGTGTTTGTTCTTCACGCCTCGCCGGATGTCGTAAGCGCGCCGAACTTACAGTTCCCTTGCATCAATCATTTTAGACACGCATTCCAGTCAGAAAATACAATG GTCAGATTCAAATGCGTTCAAACAATGAGAACAATATTTTTGCATCCAGAGCGTACAATAAGTACACCTTATATTCATGCGTTAGCTCCCAGATTGGTAGAGTACCTGTATAGCGACAAGAGCAAGCAAGTTACACACGATCTAGAATTGTCCTTCACCTTGGAGTGTGTCAGTACCGTTGAGGCTCTTATAGGACTCGCTGACCTTTCAAATC GAGACCTTTTGCAAG GTATACAGATGCTGACTCTACTTGTGCCAATCCTTATAAACTACTTGTTGGAGGGAGAACAACTTCAGCATGCTTCCAAACATCAGTTAAGTCTTCACCAACAGAGTTTCCAATGGCTGAACAAAATAGGACCAAAATATCCTCAG GAATTTAAAACGTTAATGTCGCAGTCCACGGAACTGAAAACTAAGTTAGAAAATGCCGTGAGGTCCACTCACCAGCAAGCACAAAGGCACACCCGACCAGTGGATCTAGTAAAGCCGCAGATTAAAATCTCCACACCGTCTATCAAGCTCAAAACGGATTTCTCCAATTTTAACTAA
- the Fancl gene encoding E3 ubiquitin-protein ligase Fancl isoform X1 encodes MVDNDYEAIVQGHPEMILVTETPVRTWQGFLTVSCQSNAGQNIRVKLKLAVPNYPSLYEAQIRFGKEIALIRNGSGFSQKVKDLMRTTTKVSLFFRQLQLLMSSFIDNACIEDHTYEAMDNSAMEILQELKDVLEIPSPVQLLSDSSLSTIKLSVRNVSLKLQRTNHRGYPWTVVYSDLPVMPAIGSFEKNVSTLTTARNKFNSQVMMLEKAWSNLEQIDEQCWVLDPPKPKPYHLYRRFYLTPSLSMFVKIDPLNPMDLPEIKFMGSEIEAELKRDLVSKNLHNWNPKCDFVDNLMMLLDMHRFPMKEEKICVDDKSAVVGDEECCICFSMESDTLAFPDKICSNEKCRRHFHTPCLLQWLQAGAGNHVMFDHIHGTCLHCQESISCCIK; translated from the exons ATGGTTGATAACGATTACGAAGCTATCGTTCAGGGGCACCCAGAAATGATATTAGTTACTGAAACACCAGTAAGGACATGGCAAggatttttaacagtttcctgTCAGTCCAATGCAGGGCAAAATATCAGAGTCAAACTAAAATTGGCCGTACCGAATTACCCATCGTTATACGAAGCACAGATTAGATTTGGTAAAGAAATCGCGCTTATTCGTAATGGGTCAGGCTTCAGTCAAAAGGTGAAGGACTTGATGCGAACCACAACAAAAGTATCATTATTTTTCAGACAGTTGCAGCTGCTTATG AGTAGTTTCATTGATAATGCTTGTATCGAAGATCATACATACGAAGCAATGGACAACAGTGCAATGGAAATATTGCAAGAATTGAAAGATGTGCTTGAAATACCATCT CCGGTTCAGCTGTTATCCGATAGCAGTTTAAGTACGATCAAGCTATCCGTGAGAAATGTATCGTTGAAACTGCAAAGAACAAATCACAGAGGATATCCGTGGACAGTGGTCTATTCAGATTTGCCTGTAATGCCTGCCATTGGATCCTTTGAAAAGAATGTGTCAACGTTGACCACAGCGAGAAATAAGTTCAACTCACAAGTAATGATGCTTGAGAAAGCTTGGTCGAATCTGGAACAAATTGACGA GCAATGCTGGGTGTTAGATCCACCAAAACCAAAACCCTACCATCTTTATCGACGATTTTACTTAACGCCATCTTTATCAATGTTCGTTAAAATCGATCCTTTGAATCCTATGGATTTACCGGAAATAAAATTTATGGGTAGCGAGATAGAAGCCGAACTGAAAAGGGATCTCGTTTCTAAGAACTTACAT AATTGGAATCCAAAGTGCGATTTTGTAGATAATTTGATGATGCTGTTAGATATGCATAGATTCCCTAtgaaagaggaaaaaatatgcgTAGACGATAAAAGTGCTGTCGTCGGCGATGAAGAATGTTGTATTTGCTTCTCCATGGAATCAGACACTCTAGCTTTCCCTGATAAAATATGCAGTAATGAAAAATGTAGAAGACATTTTCATACACCCTGCCTATTACAG TGGCTACAGGCTGGCGCCGGTAATCATGTTATGTTCGATCATATTCATGGTACTTGTCTACATTGCCAAGAAAGCATATCGTGTTGCATTAAGTAG
- the LOC143378678 gene encoding NADH-cytochrome b5 reductase-like isoform X1, which produces MPLIVPHYCYSAIYNGGHKIVYNFIKSSIFEKRSIHVHKHKISFNMHSDSDSCSESSRPVTPSEDDCCHNACDPCIFDVHRKLLEEYERRKKGDVKIQNRKNVLCTFLYKNFVVVDVKEACECYILLSLRYQGNESKNDTSVSINPGQHVMLHLQDTTKPFTPIAWSDNSIEFLIRLYPNGKFSMHMRNVKIGDIIRIRGPYGNFEYKSNCFQKIIMFSMGSGITAVYPIAKAVIDNELEETKIDLVGGFRNILQIPIKKQLQSLSDYWNFKCTLYISQLHNDVRDLHGINVKPGRLNKDSVSDILEGNAIDTTLILICGTHEFNRSVEQWTRCLNYTHMHVFE; this is translated from the exons ATGCCTCTGATAGTCCCACATTATTGTTACAGTGCAATTTATAACGGTGGACACAAAATTGtgtataattttatcaaaagttcaatttttgaaaaacgtTCTATCCATGTACATAAacataaaatttcattcaataTGCATTCTGATAGCGATAGCTGTAGCGAAAGTAGTAGGCCGGTAACACCATCGGAAGACGATTGCTGCCACAATGCGTGCGATCCTTGTATTTTTGATGTACATAGAAAGTTGCTCGAAGAGTACGAAAGGCGAAAAAAAGGGGATGTAAAAATACAGAATAGAAAGAATGTACTGTGTACATTTTTGTATAAGAACTTTGTAGTCGTCGATGTGAAGGAAGCTTGTGAATGTTACATTCTACTTTCACTGAGATACCAAG GAAATGAGTCGAAGAATGATACAAGCGTATCAATCAACCCAGGGCAGCATGTTATGTTACATTTACAGGATACAACGAAACCATTCACACCAATTGCATGGTCGGATAATagtattgaatttttaattagacTCTACCCCAATGGGAAGTTTAGCATGCATATGAGGAACGTAAAGATAGGTGATATAATTCGTATCAGAGGGCCGTatggaaattttgaatataagaGTAATTG CTTtcagaaaataattatgttCAGTATGGGATCAGGAATAACTGCAGTTTATCCTATCGCGAAAGCAGTTATAGATAACGAACTGGAAGAGACAAAAATTGACCTTGTCGGGGGATTCCGAAATATATTACAAATTCCTATAAAGAAACAACTGCAATCATTATCAGATTATTGGAATTTCAAATGTACATTATACATATCACAATTGCATA ACGATGTTCGCGATCTCCACGGCATAAATGTAAAACCTGGTCGATTAAATAAAGACTCTGTGTCCGACATACTTGAAGGTAATGCGATAGATACAACATTAATTCTAATTTGTGGTACCCATGAATTCAATAGGTCTGTCGAGCAGTGGACAAGATGCTTGAATTATACACATATGCATGTGTTCGAATGA